AAAATCAGTTTGAACTGTTTCATATTTTCCTAACCAGGCTTTCCCTATTAAAACCACCGAATAGTTTTCGAGGGTGGCATCATAGTAAAATTTTGGTGGATAGGAAATAACATCGATTGGTGTTTGGATTGACATATTAAAAACCCAATAAAGAGGAAAAATGGTCCAGGACATAATGAGAACCAATCCAATGGCGGATAAAACTTTTCCCAAGGTTAATTCTTCGTTTCCCATTGGTAAGACCTCCAAAAAAGTTTTTACTTAACCTCCGTGTACTTCGCGAACTGCCTTCTTCCATTTTTCCACTAATAAATAACTCAAAGCATAAACAATTGCCCATAACACCACAAGATGGGCAAAGGAATACCCCATGTTAGTCCATCTAAAACTATGATAGTACGATTGAACTGAAAGGGTCATGGTGGCACTGGCTGGTCCCCCTTTGGTCGCTGCGTAAATGATGTCAAAATGCTTTAGACAATCCATAATTCGAAATAACAAAACAATTAATATAACTGGTTTCAAAAGTGGTATTGTTAGTTTTCTAAAGGTAAACCAGCTTGACACTCCATCAACGGCAGCTGCTTCATAGGGTTCTTTGGGGAGGTTTTGAATTCCTGCCAAAAAAATCATTCCAACAAAGGGAATGAATACATAAGCATCAATCAAAATTACCGAAATCAGTGCTGTAGAAGATGATCCTAACCATTCCGAAACCGGAAGCCCAACTAATTGGAGGAGATAATTAAAAACTCCTTGGATGGGCGCCATCATTAATTTCCACATAATAGCCGCAACAGTAGGTGGTAGCATAACCGGTAATAAAAACAAAGTACGCCATAATTTTTGCCCCAACAATCCCAAATTTAATAAATATGCCGCAACAAAACCAATTCCCACCTCGAACAAAACAGCTCCTAAAGTGAATAAAAGTGTGACTTTCAGTGAATTCCAAAATTCTGAATCTTTGGTCATTTTTAGATAATTACCAAAACCAATAAAATTACTGGTACCTGAAGTTAAATTAAAATCGGTAAAAGACATTACTACCGAATATCCAAAAGGGACCAAAATTCCGACCGTGATAATAAAAGCCGGTAAAAAAAGGAGAAAGGCTTTTCTTCTGCTCCAAAAACTTTCTTTTATTCCGAAAGGATTAATCAAATTACCTCAGCCTCCCTTAAAATCGGGTGGGATTCAATCCCACCCGATTCACCTCCATTTACTTTTTCCATTTAGTCATCCATTCGTTTATTTTTGCTGCCGCATCTTCTAAAGCTTGTTCAACAGGTTTCTTCCCTTCATAAGCTTCATGGAGTGCTTCAGCCCAGATATCACCTACAGTGGTAACATCGGGATTAGGAGTCCAACGAATGTCTCCATACATAGCATACATATCATCAACAATTTTTCGGTACTGTCCGGGTTCGGTTCCCCACTTCATGGTTTTTTCTATAACTGCGGGATTTTCCCACACTGACTTACGTGTTGGATTGAAATTATCATGAATTAATGTTCCATCGAGCATAGTTTGTGGTGCAGTAGCCCAGAGCAGAAATAACCATGCTGCTTCTTTATATTTGGAAAAAGAGCTCATACCCAGTGCCCAGGTCCACATGTTGGAGGTAATATTGCCATCTGGAGCCGCTGCTGGAAGGGCATATCCATTTTTCCCAGCTACTACTGATTGGGCAGGATTTTCATAAGTTGCAGCAAAGAAATCGCAGTCGGTAATCTCATAGAATCGACCGGCTGCATAGTTTTGTTTGGCATCATACCAGGTATAATTCGGCCAGCCAGGAGGTCCAGCTTTCTGTAAAATATCCACCCAGATTTGAGTGATCTCTTTTGCTTCCGGGGTATTAATTGCTGCAGTTAGATCGGGATTGATATCTTTTTGACCATAAGTGCTGAAGGCAGTGAAATACCCTGAGTGTACTGTTGACCAGCTTTTGATTCCACGGTTGGCCACTCCATAAACTTGGGGTGTTTCCTTTTTCCCCATTTCTGCTGCTTTGGTCAAGGTTGTAAGAAGATCAGGATAATTAGTCGGAACCGTCAAACCCCATTTTTCTCTGAGGTCTT
Above is a genomic segment from Candidatus Atribacteria bacterium ADurb.Bin276 containing:
- the sugA_14 gene encoding Trehalose transport system permease protein SugA, whose product is MINPFGIKESFWSRRKAFLLFLPAFIITVGILVPFGYSVVMSFTDFNLTSGTSNFIGFGNYLKMTKDSEFWNSLKVTLLFTLGAVLFEVGIGFVAAYLLNLGLLGQKLWRTLFLLPVMLPPTVAAIMWKLMMAPIQGVFNYLLQLVGLPVSEWLGSSSTALISVILIDAYVFIPFVGMIFLAGIQNLPKEPYEAAAVDGVSSWFTFRKLTIPLLKPVILIVLLFRIMDCLKHFDIIYAATKGGPASATMTLSVQSYYHSFRWTNMGYSFAHLVVLWAIVYALSYLLVEKWKKAVREVHGG
- a CDS encoding putative ABC transporter-binding protein precursor, translated to MKKYLLLIVIGIVLLASSLALPQEDPLAYYKQAKINWRAFEGTQLTIGLNKHPFTESLRPLLPHFEELTGIKVAYVILPEEEFFEKLLIDLSSGGGIFDVYMTSPMFEWRYQYAGWIEDLNQFWNNSELTDQEWYDRDDFYEKPLRANMWDGTIGGGLGQGRWNAIPVMAEFFCQVYREDLREKWGLTVPTNYPDLLTTLTKAAEMGKKETPQVYGVANRGIKSWSTVHSGYFTAFSTYGQKDINPDLTAAINTPEAKEITQIWVDILQKAGPPGWPNYTWYDAKQNYAAGRFYEITDCDFFAATYENPAQSVVAGKNGYALPAAAPDGNITSNMWTWALGMSSFSKYKEAAWLFLLWATAPQTMLDGTLIHDNFNPTRKSVWENPAVIEKTMKWGTEPGQYRKIVDDMYAMYGDIRWTPNPDVTTVGDIWAEALHEAYEGKKPVEQALEDAAAKINEWMTKWKK